A stretch of Candidatus Thermoplasmatota archaeon DNA encodes these proteins:
- a CDS encoding DUF2085 domain-containing protein yields MSNENRLSIPKLLFYLICLIWLLLQIVAPLTLKSGSLNLGEEGRVGTREYEGVYENFNPVAKFMYSSGDTLCHQKASRSFFINGNQLPYCARCTGIFLGVLLGSCIGILLTVELKWYWVVLGLLPISIDGTGQLFNLWQSFNLIRLITGIAIGIVAGLAVCMLIQELSGKRKNDSFG; encoded by the coding sequence ATGAGCAACGAAAATCGACTTTCAATTCCAAAACTGCTCTTCTATTTAATATGCCTTATTTGGCTCCTGCTCCAGATTGTAGCACCGCTAACGCTCAAGTCGGGCTCTTTAAATTTAGGCGAAGAAGGTAGAGTAGGAACTCGCGAATATGAGGGAGTTTATGAAAATTTTAATCCAGTTGCAAAATTTATGTACTCTAGTGGCGACACTCTATGCCATCAGAAAGCCAGCAGGTCTTTCTTTATTAATGGAAATCAATTGCCGTACTGCGCAAGATGTACTGGGATATTCTTAGGCGTTCTGCTAGGCTCTTGCATTGGAATATTGCTGACCGTCGAGCTCAAATGGTATTGGGTTGTACTAGGCCTTTTGCCAATAAGTATAGATGGGACAGGCCAATTGTTTAATTTATGGCAAAGCTTTAATTTGATAAGACTTATTACTGGCATTGCTATTGGTATAGTAGCAGGCTTGGCTGTATGCATGCTAATCCAAGAACTTTCAGGTAAAAGAAAAAATGATAGCTTTGGATAA